A genomic region of Fodinisporobacter ferrooxydans contains the following coding sequences:
- a CDS encoding DUF2294 domain-containing protein, translating into MNKSKGMLESEISKALTQWEKEYLGRGSLTVKSDILRDMIIVTLRGILTPAEYSLCKDKDGLLSIKNTRTSLVESGIEDLKEIILNITGEEIVSFHTDLSTRTGERIIIFRLSSDLSSKFL; encoded by the coding sequence ATGAATAAATCAAAAGGCATGTTGGAATCTGAAATCAGCAAAGCTTTAACCCAATGGGAGAAAGAATATCTTGGACGCGGTTCTCTGACTGTCAAGTCGGATATTTTGCGGGATATGATTATTGTTACTTTGCGCGGCATATTGACACCTGCCGAATATTCACTTTGTAAAGATAAAGATGGTCTGCTGTCTATAAAAAATACCAGAACCAGTCTGGTGGAATCAGGCATAGAAGATCTAAAGGAAATTATTTTAAATATAACGGGTGAAGAAATCGTGAGTTTTCATACCGATCTTAGCACACGTACCGGAGAGCGAATCATAATTTTTAGACTTTCGAGTGATTTGTCAAGCAAATTTTTATAA
- a CDS encoding carbonic anhydrase, with protein MDSDENKKVLFVIGMDHDPEQFLRQVTHIHSENILLLQIYGPEISQSFSDLMRDIIIAVYQENAEEIFVVGTADDRKKPVDAQDLLNKIFENEGLQENIQTVEYLFKNCTPEFPGVTLSEWLEGSKTSTEGIRKSVEIIRHHPLMPSYVRVQGLLMNKENGQLSEIGVC; from the coding sequence ATGGATTCCGATGAAAACAAAAAAGTGCTGTTTGTGATCGGAATGGATCACGATCCGGAACAATTCTTGCGGCAAGTGACCCATATTCATTCAGAAAACATCTTGCTCTTGCAAATTTACGGACCAGAGATTTCTCAATCCTTTAGTGACCTCATGCGAGACATCATCATTGCTGTTTATCAGGAAAATGCCGAGGAAATTTTTGTTGTCGGCACGGCAGATGATCGAAAAAAACCGGTCGATGCACAAGATTTGCTCAATAAAATATTTGAGAACGAAGGATTACAGGAGAACATACAGACAGTGGAGTATTTGTTTAAGAATTGCACGCCGGAATTCCCTGGCGTTACTCTGAGCGAATGGCTGGAGGGAAGCAAAACTTCAACCGAGGGCATACGGAAAAGTGTCGAAATCATTCGTCATCATCCGCTGATGCCGTCTTATGTTCGGGTTCAGGGATTACTAATGAACAAGGAGAATGGACAGCTATCAGAAATCGGCGTTTGCTAA
- a CDS encoding DUF2309 domain-containing protein, whose amino-acid sequence MNGTLTLPDQSELQKEILPSDSFRLDIDLNPEPDRNSGLDTGELVKAASRVIAPLGPIATFAARHPWQGLEEQSFEQAARFLKEIRGVDLYPSVSMLKAAKNRGEIDPDILEKGLQHWLDLQPLDLPREVAEGFCRAALQLDELPPRLSEATELKSIAEKLSGLKWQINEKRPIQTWSMRLERRVGERVAQDLDRHVIKWCKLFLDRSQAAWSLPNREEGFYRAWRRLVPYDPALRRSLRRRLKDWPQEADAALKEALSALEIPQEQIQSYLEAHLLSLPGWAGMMLWHSQHSAQEHFLLTEYLAVRISMEWVLIQPYLPLSEQKSEDTPHLVPLVAAWTHWGDMPIEAWSQLSSSEQKGRLALAHRFDDSLRKRLWLEAWEQTYEERLKEMITSKQLVSDEGKHVLAQFAFCIDVRSEPFRRKLEEAGPFETYGVAGFFGLPIEIRELGGEHGHPSLPVMLKPQHQVNESSSEFQFIQYQQRRQAVHAINRTFQSMKQNLPTSLLLPEVSGPWLSLQMLVRSFFPRGGGRVFRRIRQAWLRKPATELSLDRVCTEKELPIGFSEDEKVRYVRQALKMMGLTDHFAPFVVICGHGSHSTNNPYAAALDCGACGGVSGAFNARVLATLCNLPKVRKTLAKEGISIPEDTVFAAAEHITTGNELRWLYVPKLSDAAQEAFDRIQAVLPKVRYNVNEEQLMKLPRLGSRFEKPETEMQRLAEDWSEVRPEWGLARNAACIIGDRRLTKDCNLDGRAFLHNYDWWKDHDGTLLAGIIAGPATVAQWINLQYYASTVAPNYYGSGNKATQTITAGIGVMQGNASDLLAGLPWQSVMKSDQEAYHAPLRLLVLIEAPREYVKRLLNQDPSFRQKVQNGWIRLATIDPEGYWESWS is encoded by the coding sequence ATGAATGGAACGTTGACATTACCCGATCAATCCGAATTGCAAAAGGAAATTTTGCCGTCTGATTCCTTTCGTCTTGACATTGACCTTAATCCTGAACCTGATCGGAATTCCGGTCTTGATACTGGCGAGTTGGTGAAGGCCGCCAGCCGAGTCATCGCACCGCTTGGACCGATTGCCACGTTTGCGGCGCGCCACCCTTGGCAGGGACTGGAAGAACAGTCATTTGAACAGGCGGCTCGCTTTCTCAAAGAGATTCGTGGCGTGGATCTGTATCCGAGCGTTTCCATGTTGAAGGCTGCGAAGAATCGGGGCGAGATCGATCCGGATATTCTGGAAAAAGGATTGCAACATTGGCTTGATTTGCAGCCTCTTGATTTGCCAAGGGAGGTTGCGGAGGGATTTTGCCGGGCTGCACTGCAACTGGATGAGTTGCCGCCCCGTCTGTCGGAAGCTACTGAGTTGAAGAGTATCGCAGAGAAACTGAGTGGATTGAAATGGCAGATAAACGAGAAGCGTCCAATCCAGACATGGAGCATGCGTTTGGAAAGGCGAGTCGGCGAGAGGGTGGCCCAAGATCTTGATCGCCACGTAATCAAATGGTGCAAGTTGTTCTTGGATCGATCCCAGGCGGCCTGGTCGCTGCCAAATCGCGAGGAAGGTTTCTATCGCGCCTGGCGCCGGCTTGTTCCCTACGACCCGGCACTTCGTCGTTCGCTGCGCCGGCGATTAAAAGATTGGCCGCAAGAGGCAGATGCCGCTCTAAAAGAAGCGTTGTCGGCACTTGAAATCCCGCAGGAGCAGATTCAAAGCTATCTTGAGGCGCATTTGCTTTCCTTGCCGGGGTGGGCGGGAATGATGCTTTGGCACTCGCAACATTCGGCTCAGGAACATTTCCTTCTAACAGAATATTTGGCTGTCCGGATTTCCATGGAGTGGGTCTTGATTCAACCGTATCTGCCCTTGTCAGAGCAAAAATCTGAGGATACGCCGCATTTGGTTCCATTGGTTGCGGCGTGGACCCATTGGGGTGACATGCCGATCGAAGCTTGGTCGCAGCTATCTTCATCCGAACAAAAAGGACGTTTGGCTCTCGCGCATCGGTTTGATGACTCCCTCCGCAAACGCCTCTGGCTGGAAGCCTGGGAGCAAACATACGAAGAGCGATTAAAAGAGATGATCACGTCAAAACAGCTTGTATCTGATGAGGGAAAGCATGTGTTGGCGCAATTTGCATTTTGTATTGATGTGCGTTCCGAACCCTTTCGCCGCAAGCTTGAAGAAGCCGGTCCTTTTGAAACGTATGGAGTTGCCGGCTTTTTCGGATTGCCGATCGAGATACGTGAACTTGGCGGCGAACATGGGCATCCCTCCTTGCCGGTTATGCTTAAACCGCAGCACCAAGTAAATGAGTCTTCTTCCGAGTTTCAATTCATACAATATCAACAACGTCGACAGGCAGTACATGCAATCAATCGTACGTTTCAGTCGATGAAACAAAATCTGCCGACCAGCTTATTGCTGCCGGAGGTAAGCGGCCCATGGCTTAGCTTGCAAATGTTGGTGCGCAGCTTTTTTCCGCGTGGCGGAGGGCGGGTTTTCCGCCGGATCCGGCAAGCATGGCTGCGTAAACCGGCTACGGAACTCTCGCTGGACCGCGTGTGTACGGAAAAGGAATTGCCGATCGGCTTTTCTGAAGACGAGAAAGTGCGCTATGTACGACAAGCCCTGAAAATGATGGGACTGACTGATCATTTTGCTCCATTCGTGGTGATTTGCGGGCATGGAAGCCACAGCACCAACAATCCCTATGCCGCCGCATTGGACTGTGGCGCTTGCGGAGGAGTGTCGGGCGCTTTTAACGCCCGGGTCCTGGCAACTTTGTGCAACCTTCCAAAGGTAAGAAAGACTCTTGCAAAAGAAGGAATCTCCATTCCGGAAGACACGGTTTTCGCGGCGGCCGAGCATATAACGACAGGGAATGAATTGCGTTGGCTGTATGTGCCCAAACTGTCCGATGCGGCTCAAGAAGCATTTGACCGAATCCAGGCCGTGTTGCCAAAAGTTCGTTATAATGTAAACGAAGAGCAATTGATGAAATTGCCCCGTCTCGGTTCCCGTTTTGAAAAACCGGAGACGGAGATGCAACGCCTGGCGGAAGATTGGAGCGAGGTGCGTCCGGAATGGGGGCTGGCGCGTAACGCTGCATGTATCATTGGTGACCGCCGGCTTACAAAGGATTGCAATTTGGACGGGAGAGCCTTTCTGCACAACTATGACTGGTGGAAGGATCATGACGGGACTTTGCTTGCCGGCATTATCGCAGGGCCGGCAACGGTGGCCCAATGGATAAACCTGCAGTATTACGCATCGACCGTTGCGCCGAATTATTATGGCAGCGGGAATAAAGCTACCCAAACCATTACTGCCGGTATCGGCGTCATGCAGGGAAACGCAAGTGATTTGCTGGCCGGACTTCCCTGGCAGTCCGTCATGAAATCGGATCAAGAGGCGTATCATGCTCCGTTGCGGTTGCTGGTGCTCATCGAAGCGCCACGGGAGTATGTGAAACGATTGTTAAATCAGGATCCCTCGTTCCGCCAAAAAGTTCAAAACGGATGGATTCGGCTTGCGACCATTGATCCTGAAGGATACTGGGAGAGTTGGTCATAA
- a CDS encoding ABC transporter substrate-binding protein yields the protein MKKKAGINLIVIGLLASTAVVGCGSASNTGTGSSGNSGSGSSPVTLKLGMWASSPAEKQLVDEQIAAFEKANPNIKVKTQVVTGSYLQAMQPMLASHTAPDIFYVDASYAPTLESSGALMPLDSYIKKANIDTKDFAPAALKAFQWKGSTYGLPKDINTMALEYNKDLFAKAGITAPPATWDEFQKDAELLKAKHIVPLSMPIDVARYYPFVTDFGGSYYDVSANKVTFTNAANEKGLAFYMDNMKNKNIVAPKDLGGDWAGIPFSQGKVAMVAEGAWVIPFLKQSAPNLQYGIAPFPAENGKAGNMTYTVSYSMAKATKHPNAAAKLLFFMTGKEAQKMTADSGLAIPSRISQQSAFLQKKPAYKAFVDGEKEAIPYQFGTYGQNFVDAINKATEAGVLQGMAPSKVLSQAQQTLDSQANQ from the coding sequence ATGAAAAAGAAAGCGGGAATCAATTTAATCGTAATAGGTTTGTTAGCCAGTACAGCCGTAGTAGGATGTGGATCCGCCTCGAATACGGGAACGGGATCAAGCGGCAATTCCGGGTCTGGTTCCAGTCCGGTTACGTTGAAATTAGGCATGTGGGCATCAAGTCCGGCTGAGAAACAATTGGTGGATGAGCAAATTGCGGCATTTGAGAAAGCAAATCCGAATATCAAAGTCAAGACACAAGTTGTGACCGGAAGCTACTTGCAAGCGATGCAGCCGATGCTTGCGTCCCATACCGCGCCGGATATTTTCTATGTGGACGCTTCCTATGCGCCGACTCTTGAATCTTCCGGCGCCCTCATGCCGTTGGATTCCTATATCAAGAAGGCAAATATCGATACGAAAGATTTTGCTCCGGCTGCGTTGAAAGCATTTCAATGGAAAGGCAGCACGTACGGATTGCCGAAAGACATCAACACGATGGCGCTGGAATACAACAAAGATCTTTTTGCCAAGGCCGGAATCACCGCACCGCCTGCGACATGGGACGAATTCCAGAAAGACGCGGAACTGTTGAAAGCGAAACATATCGTACCCCTTTCCATGCCGATCGACGTCGCACGCTATTATCCGTTTGTGACTGATTTTGGGGGAAGCTATTACGATGTTTCTGCCAACAAAGTTACATTCACCAATGCGGCGAATGAAAAGGGCTTGGCGTTCTACATGGATAATATGAAGAACAAAAATATCGTGGCGCCAAAAGATTTGGGCGGCGATTGGGCAGGCATTCCGTTCTCCCAAGGCAAAGTGGCAATGGTTGCCGAGGGTGCGTGGGTGATACCATTCCTGAAACAGTCCGCTCCAAATTTGCAATACGGAATCGCTCCATTCCCGGCGGAAAACGGGAAAGCGGGCAACATGACATATACGGTCAGCTATTCAATGGCGAAAGCGACAAAACATCCGAATGCGGCCGCAAAACTATTATTCTTCATGACCGGCAAAGAGGCGCAAAAAATGACGGCGGATTCCGGTCTTGCGATCCCATCCCGCATCAGCCAGCAAAGTGCGTTCTTGCAAAAAAAACCGGCATACAAAGCTTTTGTAGATGGTGAAAAAGAAGCGATTCCGTATCAATTCGGAACGTATGGACAAAATTTTGTGGATGCGATCAACAAAGCTACTGAAGCGGGTGTGCTGCAAGGCATGGCGCCTTCCAAAGTGCTTTCTCAAGCTCAACAAACTCTCGACAGTCAGGCGAACCAATAA
- a CDS encoding Gfo/Idh/MocA family protein has product MLRVALLSRWHVHADEYAGYAKENPNVEIVKVWDEKEARGMQWARELGVRFEPQIADIFNDRSIDAVIVAAPTVMHKEIISRAAMAGKHIFTEKILAFTVHDCNAIYEVVEKNNVKLMVSLPRLMEPYFLYAQEAIHSGLVGKVNTLRCKVAHDGALPAENNPNGWLPESFFDEELCGGGAFVDFGAHPIYITNRLGGEVKHVSANLSKFKNDKVDDNSVVFVEYTSGAIGILEASFVTRKCPFILEIFGTEGTIRIEDSHVKIRSTRIHDGQWFEPQLPERKPMAFTQWIESIIHDTETDIKKEDVIRLTEMNELAAKSHQEGRRVFKNLN; this is encoded by the coding sequence ATGTTACGAGTAGCTTTATTAAGCAGATGGCATGTACATGCCGATGAGTATGCGGGATATGCAAAGGAGAATCCGAATGTAGAAATTGTAAAGGTCTGGGATGAAAAGGAAGCAAGAGGCATGCAATGGGCCAGGGAACTCGGAGTTCGTTTTGAGCCACAAATAGCGGACATATTCAATGATCGCTCAATCGATGCGGTAATAGTGGCTGCACCCACAGTTATGCATAAAGAAATCATTTCGCGCGCTGCAATGGCCGGCAAACACATATTCACCGAAAAGATTCTGGCTTTTACTGTTCATGATTGCAATGCTATCTATGAAGTTGTAGAAAAAAACAATGTGAAACTTATGGTTTCACTGCCTAGACTTATGGAACCCTATTTTTTGTATGCGCAAGAGGCTATCCATAGCGGGCTGGTTGGCAAAGTTAATACTTTGAGATGTAAGGTTGCTCATGATGGCGCATTGCCTGCTGAAAATAATCCCAATGGGTGGTTGCCGGAATCCTTCTTTGATGAAGAACTGTGCGGCGGCGGAGCTTTCGTCGATTTTGGAGCGCATCCCATATATATAACGAACCGTTTGGGCGGAGAAGTTAAACATGTTTCAGCCAATTTAAGTAAATTTAAAAATGACAAGGTAGATGATAACTCTGTCGTATTCGTTGAATATACATCTGGTGCCATAGGGATATTGGAAGCATCCTTTGTAACCAGAAAGTGCCCCTTTATCCTGGAGATTTTTGGAACGGAAGGAACGATTCGTATTGAAGATAGCCATGTAAAAATAAGAAGCACAAGGATTCATGACGGCCAATGGTTTGAACCTCAATTACCTGAAAGAAAACCAATGGCGTTTACTCAATGGATAGAATCAATTATTCATGATACAGAGACTGACATCAAAAAGGAAGATGTCATCCGATTAACGGAAATGAATGAATTAGCAGCAAAATCTCACCAAGAAGGCAGAAGAGTATTTAAAAATTTAAATTAA
- a CDS encoding NADH dehydrogenase subunit 5 — MFIPLNFLLLPAAFFVSLAVCAFSALILLHPRISLSFVRIHVGLCGLPPLVALLSLVTNHGNGMFGPWRFDPLAWLTVLFVLTIGLIVQRYSVRYLLGDRHYRKYFALLTLTTGAVSVAWSSNDLRLLLACWGATLLGLTLLIGLNREWQVARTAAVLSGRLYALSWLVLLTALTWLAQVTGHWQLSLVFAKGGLAHLGSWERTGICLLLIVAVAIPAAQWPFQRWLLDSVVAPTPVSAVMHAGLVNAGGILLTRFAPLFNGGLSQVFLMVLSGISVLLGTGIILVQVDYKRQLVGSTIAQMGFMLIQCALGAYLAAIIHAVLHGLFKSALFLQAGSAIHHNQPKMGATPLSSFLWIMTGGVPGLLAGIGFWSIDNGGVYQWISALILVGSVWFAWIQLVAFGYGRIGRIAGISLLAGAAIVFGIVHDAFYGLLHETVRQGIEPPTSAVVLVLFLLLSSGAIGVWVSRRHSAPFAVLYLWLVRLGETHRDLVESHPKHLGFSLSQGGSKR; from the coding sequence ATGTTCATTCCGTTGAATTTTTTGTTGCTGCCGGCAGCGTTTTTTGTGTCGCTAGCGGTTTGTGCGTTTAGCGCGCTGATCCTGTTGCATCCACGTATTTCTTTGAGTTTTGTTCGCATTCATGTCGGTCTATGCGGGCTGCCTCCGCTGGTTGCCCTCTTGTCTCTTGTCACGAACCATGGGAATGGGATGTTTGGCCCATGGCGCTTTGATCCCCTTGCATGGCTGACGGTTTTGTTTGTCCTTACAATCGGTTTGATCGTGCAGCGCTATTCCGTACGCTATTTGCTTGGCGACCGCCATTATCGAAAATACTTTGCGCTCTTGACACTTACCACGGGTGCCGTTTCAGTTGCCTGGTCAAGCAATGATCTTCGCCTTCTGTTGGCGTGCTGGGGTGCTACACTTCTGGGGCTGACATTGCTCATAGGGTTAAATCGAGAGTGGCAAGTGGCCAGAACCGCGGCCGTCCTTTCTGGCCGACTGTATGCACTTAGCTGGCTGGTTTTGTTGACGGCGCTAACCTGGCTTGCGCAAGTCACGGGACATTGGCAGTTATCCCTTGTGTTTGCCAAAGGCGGACTGGCGCATTTGGGTTCATGGGAGAGAACCGGCATATGCCTGCTATTGATCGTTGCTGTTGCGATTCCGGCGGCACAATGGCCTTTCCAACGCTGGTTGCTGGACTCTGTAGTTGCCCCAACGCCCGTCTCCGCAGTGATGCATGCGGGTTTGGTGAATGCCGGCGGAATTCTTCTGACGCGTTTCGCGCCGCTTTTTAACGGCGGTTTGTCCCAGGTGTTTTTGATGGTTCTCTCTGGTATTTCGGTCTTGCTGGGGACTGGAATTATTTTGGTCCAAGTCGACTATAAACGACAGTTGGTAGGCTCCACGATTGCACAGATGGGATTTATGCTGATTCAGTGTGCATTAGGCGCTTATTTGGCGGCTATTATTCATGCCGTGTTGCACGGTCTGTTCAAATCCGCTCTTTTCTTACAGGCTGGCTCAGCCATACATCACAACCAGCCAAAGATGGGCGCGACACCGCTCTCGTCATTTTTATGGATCATGACGGGCGGTGTTCCGGGTCTTTTAGCGGGGATTGGTTTTTGGTCAATTGACAATGGAGGGGTTTATCAATGGATTAGCGCTCTAATCTTGGTGGGATCTGTGTGGTTTGCCTGGATACAACTCGTGGCTTTTGGTTACGGGCGCATCGGGCGGATTGCGGGAATTTCCCTATTGGCTGGAGCGGCAATCGTATTCGGCATCGTCCATGACGCTTTTTACGGGTTGTTGCACGAAACCGTCCGGCAAGGAATCGAACCACCCACATCAGCAGTCGTTTTGGTTCTTTTCTTATTGTTGTCAAGCGGAGCGATAGGTGTTTGGGTATCCCGCCGCCATTCTGCCCCTTTTGCCGTACTCTACTTGTGGCTTGTCCGATTGGGCGAGACCCATCGCGATTTGGTCGAAAGTCATCCGAAGCATCTTGGATTCAGTCTGTCTCAAGGAGGGAGCAAGCGATGA
- a CDS encoding LacI family DNA-binding transcriptional regulator encodes MPVTIRDVAKQAGVSITTVSRALNGYPDVSLETKRKIHEIAKELGYQPSTLARGLVMKKTHSVGLVVEDLSKSRKGHHFMFDILCGVHDRANELGYDVILFTVSSAEQRETSYADLCKARQVDGAILMGIRLDDIYLHDILQSDIPCVMLDVPFVGSVYGSVSSENVHGAKSAMRHLCKLGHKKIGFINGHQQAAVSQERFEGYLQALEEAGIAFDARYVYYGNFEQIDGENGVKELESRDPEISAYFCASDLMALGAVNYLRSTGRHVPADVSVVGFDGIDLAFMTYPSLTTVVQDRYEMGKQAANLLVGILNGESGKRIVLPAYLHEGQSTAAAPQTIRMSGNCM; translated from the coding sequence ATGCCTGTGACAATACGGGACGTTGCCAAACAAGCAGGTGTCTCGATCACGACCGTGTCCCGGGCATTGAACGGTTATCCGGATGTGAGTCTGGAAACCAAGCGCAAAATCCATGAGATCGCCAAAGAACTGGGATATCAGCCCAGTACGTTGGCGCGCGGGCTGGTGATGAAGAAAACGCATTCCGTTGGTTTGGTTGTAGAGGACCTAAGCAAGTCGCGAAAAGGCCATCACTTTATGTTTGATATTTTGTGCGGAGTTCATGATCGTGCCAATGAGTTAGGGTATGATGTGATTTTGTTTACCGTATCTTCAGCCGAGCAAAGGGAAACATCGTATGCCGATTTATGCAAGGCGCGACAGGTTGACGGTGCGATTTTGATGGGAATTCGCCTGGATGATATCTATCTTCATGACATCCTTCAATCCGATATCCCGTGTGTGATGTTGGACGTTCCGTTTGTCGGTTCTGTATACGGCTCTGTTTCTTCAGAAAACGTGCATGGAGCAAAATCGGCCATGCGGCATTTGTGCAAACTTGGACATAAAAAAATTGGCTTTATCAACGGCCATCAACAGGCGGCCGTCAGCCAGGAGCGTTTTGAAGGATACCTGCAGGCGTTGGAAGAAGCGGGGATTGCGTTTGATGCACGTTATGTATATTATGGGAATTTTGAACAAATCGATGGCGAAAACGGCGTCAAGGAACTGGAATCCCGGGACCCGGAGATCTCCGCATACTTTTGTGCGAGTGATCTGATGGCATTGGGAGCGGTGAATTATTTGCGTTCGACCGGCCGCCATGTGCCCGCAGACGTATCTGTAGTGGGGTTTGACGGCATCGATTTGGCATTTATGACGTATCCGTCGCTTACCACCGTCGTACAAGATCGTTATGAAATGGGAAAACAGGCTGCGAATTTGCTTGTCGGAATTTTGAACGGGGAATCGGGCAAACGGATCGTCTTGCCGGCCTATTTGCATGAAGGCCAGTCAACGGCTGCGGCTCCTCAAACCATCAGGATGTCTGGCAATTGCATGTAA
- a CDS encoding amylo-alpha-1,6-glucosidase: protein MEHRIIKEDNLFLFSSHSGDISQEHAQGYGLFTKDTRFLSEYRISTTDVPFYLLHSAADQNYKGKLIYTNREVRHGDAHILRADSVLWTRQRWIYQDVFYETIEFDNRGVEHAEFEMHVDLAADFLDMFAVRGYEHGNRGEMRQPDIQPREVTFRYTGSDQVKRATKIVFDQAPVQSKIVDEDRMVVRSVFHVRLPAGQTCVFRIAIQPEIEDGSVKQAIAPKTDQEALAELESSYETWRNSCVQVESDNEQFDEWIHRSIQDIRVLLTDLGHGWFPVAGTPIYAVPFGRDSIIAAIQTLIMNPSIARSTLLTLADYPGTKIDPWRDEQPGKILHEIRYGELANTNTIPHTPYYGTIDATPLFLVLLAEYVEWTGDQSIVTQLLPQVEGAINWIFQYGDRDQDFYVEYYQESSKGIANQGWKDSGDSVRHADGRFAEAPIALIEVQGYVYDAFQKLAVLFEHMGRIEQARKLSQFAQQLRQKFQQDFWCDSLDFPPVALDKEKQPVGTVTSNPGHALWSGIYREEQAKRVAEVLTGPLMFSGYGIRTMASSEVPYNPASYHNGSVWPHDNSLIALGMKKYGLHAQANTVIEGLFRAAKSFEYRRLPELFCGFDFEQGDPVPYPVACSPQAWAAGTAPVLLQTMLGLFPSCLQRKIYLNPQLIKGVNNLRIRNLRIHNGTLAINVERSTADGAVKCVVLENTTGLDVVLMNGCIHR, encoded by the coding sequence ATGGAGCATCGTATCATCAAAGAGGATAATTTGTTTCTTTTTTCAAGCCATTCCGGGGATATTTCCCAAGAACATGCGCAGGGATATGGATTATTCACCAAAGACACGCGATTTTTAAGCGAATATAGGATTTCGACCACGGATGTTCCCTTTTATTTGTTGCATTCGGCTGCCGACCAAAATTACAAAGGGAAGCTGATCTATACAAATCGGGAAGTACGTCATGGAGATGCGCACATCTTGCGGGCTGATTCCGTTTTGTGGACAAGACAACGCTGGATCTATCAAGACGTTTTCTATGAAACAATTGAATTTGACAATCGTGGAGTCGAGCACGCGGAATTTGAGATGCATGTGGATTTGGCCGCTGACTTCCTCGACATGTTTGCAGTGCGCGGCTATGAGCATGGGAATCGTGGCGAAATGCGGCAACCCGACATTCAGCCAAGGGAAGTGACATTTCGTTATACAGGCTCCGATCAAGTGAAGCGGGCGACGAAAATTGTGTTTGACCAAGCACCGGTACAAAGCAAGATTGTCGATGAAGACCGTATGGTTGTAAGAAGTGTTTTTCATGTACGGCTGCCGGCTGGTCAGACATGCGTGTTTCGGATTGCGATCCAACCGGAGATCGAAGATGGAAGCGTGAAGCAAGCCATTGCGCCGAAGACAGATCAGGAGGCGCTGGCAGAACTGGAGTCTTCCTATGAAACATGGCGCAATTCCTGTGTGCAAGTGGAATCGGACAACGAACAATTTGACGAATGGATCCATCGCAGCATTCAGGATATACGCGTTCTTCTGACAGATCTTGGACATGGTTGGTTCCCGGTTGCCGGAACGCCCATTTATGCTGTTCCATTCGGGCGGGACAGCATTATTGCGGCGATTCAAACATTGATCATGAATCCATCGATTGCCCGCAGCACTTTACTTACTTTGGCAGATTATCCTGGGACGAAAATCGATCCGTGGCGGGATGAACAGCCTGGCAAAATCCTGCATGAAATCCGCTATGGAGAGCTTGCCAATACGAATACCATTCCGCATACGCCTTATTATGGAACGATCGATGCGACTCCCCTTTTTCTCGTACTGCTGGCAGAATATGTAGAGTGGACAGGCGATCAGTCGATTGTGACACAGTTGCTGCCGCAAGTCGAGGGGGCAATCAATTGGATCTTTCAATACGGAGACCGTGATCAAGATTTTTATGTCGAGTATTATCAGGAGTCTTCAAAAGGAATTGCCAATCAAGGCTGGAAAGATTCCGGCGATTCGGTTCGTCATGCAGATGGTCGATTCGCCGAAGCGCCGATTGCGCTTATCGAAGTTCAAGGGTATGTCTATGACGCGTTTCAAAAGTTGGCAGTTTTATTTGAACATATGGGCCGTATCGAACAAGCTCGCAAACTTAGTCAATTCGCGCAACAGTTGCGACAGAAATTCCAACAAGATTTCTGGTGTGATTCCCTGGATTTTCCTCCCGTCGCTTTGGATAAAGAAAAACAACCGGTTGGCACAGTGACATCCAACCCCGGTCATGCCTTGTGGTCCGGGATCTATCGGGAAGAACAAGCGAAACGTGTCGCTGAAGTATTGACAGGGCCTCTGATGTTTTCCGGATATGGGATTCGAACGATGGCTTCTTCTGAAGTTCCCTACAATCCGGCGAGTTATCATAACGGCTCCGTCTGGCCTCACGACAACTCGTTGATCGCACTCGGAATGAAAAAATATGGTCTGCATGCACAGGCAAATACGGTGATCGAAGGCCTTTTCCGGGCAGCCAAATCCTTTGAGTATCGCCGTTTGCCGGAATTATTCTGCGGATTTGACTTTGAACAGGGAGATCCTGTTCCCTATCCGGTCGCTTGCTCGCCACAAGCCTGGGCGGCAGGAACGGCACCTGTTCTGTTGCAGACGATGTTGGGGCTGTTTCCTTCCTGTTTGCAGAGAAAAATCTACCTGAATCCGCAGCTGATCAAGGGTGTGAACAACTTGCGAATACGAAATTTGCGGATTCACAACGGCACCCTGGCGATCAACGTCGAGCGCAGTACGGCAGATGGAGCGGTGAAGTGCGTTGTTTTGGAAAATACAACCGGTCTTGATGTGGTGCTAATGAACGGGTGTATTCACAGATAG